One region of Vairimorpha necatrix chromosome 10, complete sequence genomic DNA includes:
- a CDS encoding insulin-degrading enzyme (IDE) produces MKNNFIFSTTDIIKNKMDTNNYKYVVLQNRLKVLLISDEKADKSGCSLCVNVGSFDETEISGLAHFLEHLLFMGTEKYPDENDYMNFLSMHNGSSNAYTCNDSTVYYFDVSNKYFNDALDRFAQFFIGPLFNKDSVDREISAVNSEFLGTVSNDGNRRERFLQLCYKEELEESRFDCGNSDTLRIKNIREKVIDFYNNKYHPDRMACVVYSNKSIEEMEEIIKIFNDVPSEKTSNNTNNTSLTKYPCTRYNEYIQNVKKVNWYNLWSQYNDSDKIFKEDCVNKLLKLKSIEDTKRLDINIKTLHPNINNLLFDVLIEDILKEDKGCIKILKDLNLAYDMSVYIRPIKYYGIFKISVFLTDKGFENPILVVNEIENFLKNYEMLSSDIQKMVDHNEINFMYREKEDVIDMIEEISDNIMRVPIQNILNYEYLNNKPSKELINEVMDSIRKREEWVFFVSSNSFNLKSKDSIYGIEYEK; encoded by the coding sequence atgaaaaataattttatttttagtacaactgatattattaaaaataaaatggatacaaataattataaatacgTTGTATTACAAAACCGACTTAAAGTTTTACTAATTTCTGATGAAAAAGCTGATAAATCTGGTTGTTCGCTTTGTGTAAATGTTGGATCTTTTGATGAAACTGAAATAAGCGGGTTAGCACACTTTTTAGAACATTTGTTGTTTATGGGTACAGAAAAATATCCAGATGAAAATGATTATATGAATTTTCTTAGTATGCATAATGGCAGTAGTAACGCGTATACTTGTAATGATTCAACTGTGTATTATTTTGATGTtagtaataaatattttaatgatGCTTTAGATAGATTTgcacaattttttattggaccgttatttaataaagattCTGTTGATAGAGAAATATCTGCAGTGAATTCAGAATTCCTTGGGACTGTTAGTAATGATGGAAATAGAAGAGAAAGATTTTTACAACTGTGTTATAAAGAAGAATTAGAGGAAAGTAGATTTGATTGTGGTAACTCTGATACGCttagaattaaaaatataagagaGAAAGTGATagatttttacaataataaatatcatcCAGATAGAATGGCCTGTGTTGTTTACAGTAATAAATCTATTGAAGAAATGGAAgagataattaaaatttttaatgatgTTCCATCGGAAAAAACAAGCAATAATACGAATAATACATCACTAACAAAATACCCATGCACTAGATATAATGAGTATATTCAAAATGTGAAAAAAGTAAACTGGTACAATTTATGGAGCCAATACAACGATagtgataaaatttttaaggaAGACTGTGTAAACAAACTTCTAAAACTGAAAAGTATTGAAGATACTAAACGACTGGatatcaatataaaaactttgcatccaaatataaacaatttattatttgatGTCTTAATAGAagatatattaaaagaagataaaggatgtataaaaatattgaaagatCTCAATTTAGCCTATGATATGTCAGTGTATATAAGGCCGATAAAATACTAtggaatatttaaaatatctgTATTTTTAACTGATAAAGGGTTTGAAAATCCAATACTTGTAGTAAATGAGatcgaaaattttttaaaaaattatgaaatgTTGAGTTCAGACATTCAAAAAATGGTAGACCataatgaaattaattttatgtataGGGAAAAAGAAGACGTAATAGATATGATTGAAGAAATATCTGATAATATTATGAGGGTACCTAtccaaaatatattgaattATGAATATCTTAATAATAAACCTAGCAAGGAACTAATAAATGAAGTAATGGATAGCATAAGAAAAAGAGAGGAATgggtattttttgtatcttCGAATAGTTTTAATCTTAAGTCTAAGGATTCGATATATGGTAttgaatatgaaaaataa
- a CDS encoding putative GTPase has translation MVDKKRKSKRLSTRKKNKIVKKIRKQDKDRRKEAILKRKSRSKIPKHILMTDEDVQRLNDIKNNERSRKELVIEKEDAFKKFLNDNEMFLVIVDPRDIYSLPKFDIFGDKPFYLVLNYKNDISLEYLFEFKKINNSFIVSKDSSDERLRNWNNEFNIFVGKNDLSVGILGEKRVGKNFVRNMVSNSKIFTLDSEQGIKSLLRGCLTMRDVLYKDLIKKLIETQIDKEKLSHHFSIQIFDSYESFVELLSEKFGIHKDKHENVAKILLDEFYKKNILFFYDLNKELQIIFK, from the coding sequence ATGGTcgataaaaaaagaaaaagtaAGCGATTGAGtactagaaaaaaaaataaaatagtcAAAAAGATTAGAAAACAAGATAAAGATAGAAGAAAAGAAGCCATATTGAAACGAAAGAGTAGATCCAAGATTCctaaacatattttaatgaCAGATGAAGATGTTCAACGGCTGAAtgatatcaaaaataatgaacGAAGTCGTAAAGAATTAGTAATTGAGAAAGAAGATGcatttaaaaagtttttaaatgataatgaaatgtttttagtTATTGTTGATCCCAGAGATATTTACAGTCTCcctaaatttgatattttcgGCGATAAGCCGTTTTATCtagttttaaattataaaaatgatatttctTTAGAATATCTTTTtgagtttaaaaaaattaataattcgTTTATTGTTTCTAAAGACAGTTCTGATGAAAGATTAAGAAATTGGaataatgaatttaatatttttgttggtaaaaatgatttatcaGTTGGTATTTTAGGAGAAAAACGTGTtggtaaaaattttgtaagaAATATGGTTTCTaatagtaaaatttttactctTGATTCTGAACAAGGAATTAAAAGTCTTTTAAGAGGTTGTTTGACTATGAGAGATGTGctttataaagatttaattaaaaaattaatagaGACACAAATTGATAAAGAAAAGTTAAGTCATCATTTTTCTATACAAATTTTCGACTCATATGAATCTTTTGTTGAATTGTTAAGTGAGAAGTTTGGGATACATAAAGATAAACATGAAAATGTTgccaaaattttattagatgagttttataaaaaaaatattttatttttttatgatttgaATAAGGAattacaaattatttttaaataa
- a CDS encoding cyclin-dependent kinase: MYTKEKKIGEGTYATIYKAYSKNNELVAIKKIKKTKNSMGFDISAIREIKSLKKIKNKYVINLKDIYIKNDNIHLVLEYLETDLEQLIRNKSIIFLPSDIKSYMIMILTGVYSLHEKFIIHRDLKPNNILINKNNIIKIADFGLSRSIGRNMTSQAVTRWYRAPELLLGSRIYGMSVDMWSIGCIFAELMLRVPLFAGESDLEQLNLIFKVFGTPKEEEYKSIKELSGYIKFNEKDAIKLEELFSAASEETLEMMKKFFIFDPNKRIDVYSALMDKYFKNEPKATLPKDLPR; this comes from the coding sequence ATGTACacaaaagaaaagaaaataggAGAAGGAACATACGCTACAATTTACAAAGcatattcaaaaaacaaCGAACTTGTagctataaaaaaaataaaaaaaactaaaaactCTATGGGCTTCGATATCTCAGCCATAAGAGAAATCAAAtctctaaaaaaaatcaaaaataaatacgttattaatttaaaagatatttatattaaaaacgaCAATATTCATTTAGTCttagaatatttagaaaCTGATTTAGAACAACTTATAAGAAACAAATCAATAATCTTTTTACCATCAGATATTAAAAGTTATATGATTATGATTCTTACTGGTGTTTATAGTTTACACgagaaatttattatacataGAGATTTAAAaccaaataatatattaattaataaaaataatataataaaaatagcGGATTTCGGGTTATCAAGAAGTATAGGAAGGAATATGACTAGTCAAGCTGTAACTAGATGGTATAGGGCGCCTGAATTGTTATTAGGTAGTAGAATTTATGGAATGTCAGTGGATATGTGGTCAATTGGGTGTATATTCGCGGAATTAATGTTAAGAGTACCACTATTTGCAGGGGAATCGGATTTGGAACAATTAAATCTTATATTTAAAGTATTTGGGACACCGaaagaagaagaatataaaagtataaaagaattatctgggtatattaaatttaatgagAAAGATGCTATTAAATTGGAAGAATTGTTTAGTGCGGCTAGTGAAGAAACATTGGAGAtgatgaaaaaatttttcatttttgatcctaataaaagaatagATGTGTATTCTGCACTAAtggataaatattttaaaaatgaacccAAAGCGACACTACCTAAAGATTTAccaagataa
- a CDS encoding calponin transgelin, which yields MDEILNWISLILGDDFSNLSFASALKDGTVLCRLLNKTCGYNIIYKKSPQLFVQRENICAFINGLKKYGILEYELFQTVDLFEEKNLKQVSISLYALSRQLQVKKEFPGPFIGPKLAEKQKIEFSQAVLDKGKYGFNLQIGYDPLYEKITDEEFKKSTL from the coding sequence atggatgaaattttaaattggaTTTCTTTAATCTTAGGTGACGATTTCTCAAATCTTTCTTTCGCTTCCGCTCTAAAAGACGGCACTGTTTTGTGCCGTCTTTTAAACAAGACTTGTGGttacaatataatttataagaaatcTCCTCAGTTGTTTGTACAGAGGGAGAATATTTGTGCATTTATTAATGGTCTAAAGAAGTATGGTATTTTAGAATATGAGCTCTTTCAGACTGTAGATTTATTTGAGGAAAAGAATCTTAAACAAGTTTCTATTTCTTTGTATGCTTTAAGTCGTCAGTTACAAGTGAAGAAAGAGTTCCCTGGGCCTTTTATAGGCCCCAAGTTAGCCGAGAAGCAGAAGATTGAGTTTTCTCAGGCTGTATTAGATAAAGGGAAGTATGGGTTTAATTTGCAGATAGGATATGATCCTTTATATGAGAAGATAACAGATGAAGAATTTAAGAAGTCAACTTTATAA
- a CDS encoding RecQ-mediated genome instability protein 2 encodes MIRYKVLVKDLKDEKALNVEMAGICVKNSLKTFLFLDYTGDIEIYKKPGLEIPNKRLVIFCKIFHNKKKTRIYCPEYKVTDLFETIFHTLEVITLKLI; translated from the coding sequence ATGATAAGATATAAAGTTCTTGTTAAAGATCTTAAAGATGAAAAGGCTTTAAATGTCGAGATGGCGGGTATTTGTGTAAAGAACTCCCTTAAGACATTCTTATTCTTGGACTATACGGGAgatatagaaatttataagaagCCTGGTCTGGAGATACCAAATAAAAGACTAGTAATATTCTGTAAGATAtttcataataaaaagaagacaAGAATTTACTGTCCGGAATATAAAGTCACAGATTTATTTGAGACAATTTTCCATACCTTAGAAGTCATAACCTtaaaactaatataa
- a CDS encoding DNA repair RAD55-like protein, with the protein MCLKYFGLTELCGESNTGKTALCIEESKKYFTMYLCTTNFPILRCPEGNLLIKLVQSLEDIFSSIKLCKEYKVELLVIDNLSSIVDTSHNKISRLVLYLKKMIYKYKLRVLVVNTTSTLSYKMTYSYKLGLEWEYQVNTRYKMYKEEGVIRLEIVKCPIELNYKYTIEINSTTISIN; encoded by the coding sequence ATGTGCTTGAAATACTTCGGGCTTACTGAATTGTGTGGTGAATCAAATACTGGGAAAACTGCTCTCTGTATAGAAGAAAGTAAGAAATATTTCACTATGTATCTCTGTACTACTAATTTCCCCATTCTAAGATGCCCAGAAGGGAATCttcttattaaattagTCCAGTCTCTAGAAGACATCTTCTCTTCTATAAAACTCtgtaaagaatataaagTCGAGTTACTAGTTATAGATAACTTGTCTAGTATCGTAGATACTAGTCATAATAAGATATCTAGACTTGTATTGTATCTTAAGAAgatgatttataaatataaactcaGAGTACTAGTAGTAAATACTACTAGTACTCTGAGTTATAAGATGACTTATAGTTACAAACTGGGACTAGAGTGGGAATATCAAGTCAATACTAGatataaaatgtataaagAAGAAGGAGTTATTAGATTAGAGATAGTGAAATGTCCAATAGaactaaattataaatatacaatagAAATAAACTCAACAACAATCAGTATAAATTAG
- a CDS encoding V-type proton ATPase subunit C (VMA11): MLGNLESIPYLIISLGLIFLISLTSYGSCYGMTLAATSSSLYAHKKQVMTYSYIATIMSSSIFFQAFILVMIILSRMEGDYTMNMSLAHTLACLILGGTGYAVGILMGNISKEGFKKLYKETKFNISFVLLYATSEVILLFSFMASLILIYTGI; the protein is encoded by the coding sequence ATGTTGGGAAATTTAGAAAGTATTCCTTACTTGATCATCTCTCTGGGTCTCATCTTCCTCATTTCTCTGACTTCTTATGGCTCATGCTATGGAATGACTCTCGCCGCCACTTCCTCCTCCCTTTATGCGCATAAAAAGCAAGTCATGACTTACTCCTACATAGCCACAATCATGTCATCCTCAATCTTCTTCCAGGCCTTTATTCTCGTCATGATCATCTTGTCAAGGATGGAAGGAGACTACACTATGAATATGTCTCTGGCTCATACACTGGCCTGTCTTATACTGGGCGGGACAGGATACGCAGTGGGGATACTCATGGGGAATATAAGTAAAGAAGgatttaagaaattatataaggaaacaaaatttaatataagcTTTGTACTACTGTATGCAACATCAGAAGTGATATTATTATTCTCATTTATGGCGTCACTTATACTAATATACACtggaatataa
- a CDS encoding transcription initiation factor IIA large subunit (TOA1) — MNIEMSRIYTDLIEEVLTKLEIEGEPEGIGRNIIFDIQKGWRKNIREWYENPKKEENKEKSVDTSSTDLYLSSDEEYEMMEETSNFLMCMYVKVSRTKCKYKCNFKQGFVNLGNVDFAFSNAQGELEW, encoded by the coding sequence atgaatatcGAAATGTCAAGAATCTACACTGATTTAATAGAAGAAGTCCTCACAAAACTGGAAATAGAAGGAGAACCAGAAGGAATAGGCAGAAATATAATCTTCGACATCCAAAAAGGATGGaggaaaaatataagagaATGGTATGAAAAtccaaaaaaagaagaaaataaagaaaaatctGTAGACACATCTTCTAcagatttatatttgtcaTCTGATGAAGAATATGAAATGATGGAAGAAACTTCAAATTTCTTAATGTGTATGTATGTGAAAGTATCAAGGACCaaatgtaaatataaatgtaattttaaacaaGGATTTGTTAATTTAGGGAATGTGGATTTTGCATTTAGTAATGCGCAGGGTGAATTGGAATggtaa
- a CDS encoding flap endonuclease 1 (FEN1) yields MGIKQLSAVLKENCKKGIKEKPVASYTFKKIAIDISNFIYQFLIAVRSSGNPLGYGDIPTSHLIGMFYRTLRIVESGIIPIFIFDGKPPELKIYELKKRKEKREKADEELKIAEELENKIEIEKQTKRKIKVTDEHVKDCKKLLDLLKIPYLTAPSEAEAFCAYLCKQKIVHAVATEDMDTLPFGGLKLLRNFSAGVTKNQKIIEYNLEELLKDLDMNLDEFIDLCILLGCDYTESCKGIGPKKSLIFIKKYKNIENIFKNEKIEKNELFNFEKAREIFKELSSIEVDIDEREMNIKWDEIDMKEIKKYLVEEKGFEEKRVENGVNMMMKCRNKAKQSSLDAFIKKKQ; encoded by the coding sequence ATGGGTATAAAACAACTAAGTGctgttttaaaagaaaactGCAAAAAAggtataaaagaaaaaccAGTCGCATCATAcacttttaaaaagatagCCATCGATATCTCAAACTTCATCTACCAATTTCTTATCGCCGTCAGATCTAGTGGTAATCCACTAGGCTACGGTGACATACCAACTTCCCATTTAATAGGCATGTTCTACAGAACTCTAAGAATAGTAGAATCAGGAATAATTCCAATCTTCATTTTTGATGGTAAACCACccgaattaaaaatttacgaattaaaaaaacgaaaagaAAAACGAGAAAAAGCTGatgaagaattaaaaatagcagaagaattagaaaacaaaattgaAATTGAAAAACAAACTAAAAGGAAAATCAAAGTCACTGATGAACATGTAAAagattgtaaaaaattattagatttattaaaaattccttATTTAACTGCACCAAGTGAAGCTGAAGCTTTTTGCGCTTATCTTTGTAAACAGAAAATTGTACACGCTGTAGCTACAGAAGATATGGACACTTTACCATTTGGAGgattaaaacttttaagaaatttttcGGCTGGTGTaacaaaaaatcaaaaaattattgaatataatttagaagaattattaaaagatttagATATGAATTTAGATGAATTTATAGATTTGTGCATTTTATTGGGATGTGATTATACGGAATCTTGTAAAGGTATTGGACCTAAAAAAAGtttgatatttataaaaaaatataaaaatattgaaaatatttttaaaaatgaaaaaattgaaaaaaatgaattatttaattttgagaAAGCTagagaaatatttaaagagtTGAGTAGTATAGAAGTAGATATTGATGAGAGAGAAATGAATATTAAGTGGGATGAAATAGATATGAAAGagataaaaaagtatttgGTAGAAGAAAAAGGATTTGAAGAGAAACGAGTTGAGAATGGGGTGAATATGATGATGAAATGTAGAAATAAAGCGAAGCAATCAAGTCTTGATgcatttattaaaaagaaacaataa
- a CDS encoding origin recognition complex subunit 4 (ORC4), whose protein sequence is MDSFISHIFNQDIISSIKYLHQNSNILLISTDIFILQNALSIFKAHFQSLNYNIEDIKTKKDIKDKSLIIIKLDTNNPLLYYYLDLSNIKKCKVIFYTQNILAIDNMEKRVRSRFSNQICLLRSLSLSEYLSYYKYLIYKTNITRKTTGRPKRSAAVQTNTKLRSKKKIKDSKHILNSILEDDKHTLNLILEDDKHTIINSILQDQMPISNDEFVRKMLSQEYLDLLSREYESNRDINNLVNIFYRLKHDISPFTLNSMLNILNIPHLAILLMSCTRKVLFNDVVREFRKFIITCKELKKLRDDEIFEAYCELVEYNLINEKGNILINETCVRRFINMTGKPNYLKNLLNKKII, encoded by the coding sequence ATGGATTCCTTCATTtcacatatttttaatcaagACATTATCTcttctataaaatatttacaccAAAACTCCAATATTCTACTAATCTCCACtgacatttttattttacaaaatgcACTCTCAATTTTCAAGGCACATTTCCAGTCtttaaattacaatattGAAGATATCAAGAccaaaaaagatataaaagaCAAGTCTCTTATTATTATCAAGCTTGATACTAATAATCCACTTCTTTATTACTATTTGGATCTtagtaatataaaaaaatgtaaagtgattttttatactcaGAATATATTGGCGATAGACAATATGGAGAAGCGAGTAAGAAGTCGCTTTTCTAATCAAATATGTTTGTTGAGAAGTTTAAGTCTGAGtgaatatttatcatattataaatatttaatttataaaactaatataaCAAGAAAAACGACAGGGAGACCAAAACGGAGTGCCGCCGTACAGACAAATACGAAATTACGAAGtaagaagaaaattaaagacAGTAAACACATACTTAATTCAATATTAGAAGATGATAAACACACACTTAATCTAATATTAGAAGATGATAAACACACAATAATTAATTCAATATTACAAGATCAAATGCCAATTTCTAATGATGAATTTGTAAGGAAAATGCTCTCTCAAGAATATTTAGATCTTTTATCTCGCGAATACGAGTCAAATCGAGACATTAACAATTTAGTCAATATTTTCTACAGGTTAAAACATGACATCTCCCCGTTCACTCTAAATTCCAtgttaaatattctaaatattCCTCATTTGGCCATTTTACTTATGTCTTGTACTAGAAAAGTACTCTTTAATGATGTGGTAAGAGAATTtaggaaatttataataactTGTAAAGAACTAAAGAAGTTGAGAGATGACGAGATATTTGAAGCATATTGCGAACTAGTAGAATATAATCTGATAAATGAGAAAGGGAATATATTGATAAATGAGACATGTGTGagaagatttataaatatgacAGGGAAGCCTAACTActtaaaaaacttattaaataaaaagataatttaa
- a CDS encoding phosphatidylinositol 4-kinase, with amino-acid sequence MNSEDSNLWLKKLINTKNFDPWLAVSFLYRYPTVGIHEYICKKLKHYNLLIIIPQLVHVFLYHSDSEISKPLYNLLKNSSLKNRKFFLALYFYLKGSIELIDSKKSIFCYFLICDIFKDELRYNNKKILEAQIYYKKRFSKLPGIFKDKKSISNFDGIFLCFLRSVFWVVDLKMFKNIKDYEKIFLQSKNISKINFKSDFRGYAFRSDLIKSSIIFIEYLIDISKRLNKLPKSLRQKGLEMELKLLNCNLPGRITLPFFKMKYLLNIKIEKCTILNSAENCPFVIVMEVANEKSKKNKMDIKNASFIMKQLNAVSGMTYISESSGIKENVLVSLEQILDIDQKYEESEANLDDVEANLKDYSNIRDDTKDNIKDGLDNIKDGLDNIDGLDILNMNLLNLNGTNDIVDMSSVFFMNKKEENKNEENKDKEIPEEHKNEDNPEENIKIDDKSNPYVKLKDYKMVSMIVKTGSSLKQEIIAYQILSVMQEIWTEEKKDIWIKVYQIYFVNNNAGLVETVTDAYSIHKIKEIGKQENRNFSLKTYFIDKYGDQTEEYKKATHNFLISLVGYSLACYLLQVKDRHNGNILLDSQGHLIHVDFGFILGDHPGFYCVEIAPFKFSSEYEELIRDLSEDFKILFLEGFCALRRHSERLCRILEILSENSDMKCINKKTLSNFKDRLKLEMSDKEIEAYCLLLINKSYNSMGTGLYDSYQYFSNGYL; translated from the coding sequence ATGAATTCCGAAGATTCAAATCTCTGGTTGAAAAAACTAATCAACACCAAGAACTTTGATCCCTGGCTTGCCGTATCTTTCCTCTACCGGTACCCCACAGTAGGAATCCACGAGtacatttgtaaaaaactaaaacaTTACAATTTACTAATTATAATTCCCCAATTAGTTCATGTTTTCCTTTACCACTCAGATTCAGAAATAAGCAAACCTCTTTAcaatttattgaaaaattcttctttaaaaaatagaaaatttttcttagctttatatttctatttAAAAGGATCTATAGAATTAATagattctaaaaaatctattttttgttattttttaatatgtgACATATTTAAAGATGAATTACgatataataataagaagattttagaagcacaaatttattataaaaaaagatttagtaaattaccaggaatttttaaagataaaaaaagtatatcaaattttgatggtatttttttatgttttttaagatCAGTTTTCTGGGTAGTAGATTtgaaaatgtttaaaaatataaaagattatgaaaagatttttttacaaagtaaaaatatatcaaaaattaattttaaatctgATTTTAGAGGATATGCTTTTAGATCTGATTTAATTAAGAGtagtattatatttatagagtATTTAATAGATATAAGTAAAAGACTTAATAAATTACCAAAAAGTTTAAGACAAAAAGGATTAGAAATGGAGCttaaacttttaaattgtaatttaCCAGGGAGAATTACTTTACCATTTTTTAagatgaaatatttattaaatattaaaattgagAAATGtacaatattaaattcGGCAGAGAATTGTCCATTTGTAATAGTCATGGAAGTGGCGAATGAAAAGAGTAAGAAGAATAAGATGGATATTAAGAATGCGTCATTTATAATGAAACAATTGAATGCCGTGTCAGGGATGACATATATTTCTGAAAGTAGTGGAATTAAAGAGAATGTTTTAGTATCTCTTGAGCAGATCTTAGACATAgatcaaaaatatgaagaGTCAGAAGCAAATTTAGATGATGTAGAagcaaatttaaaagattataGTAATATAAGAGATGATACAAAAGACAATATCAAAGATGGTCTAGATAATATCAAAGATGGTCTAGATAATATTGATGGTTtagatatattaaatatgaatttactaaatttaaatggTACAAATGACATAGTAGACATGTCTAGTGTATTCTTcatgaataaaaaagaagaaaataaaaacgaaGAAAACAAAGATAAAGAAATTCCTGAAGAACACAAAAATGAAGACAATCctgaagaaaatattaagataGACGATAAATCTAATCCTTAtgttaaattaaaagactATAAGATGGTCAGTATGATCGTCAAGACAGGCTCAAGTCTCAAACAAGAGATAATTGCTTATCAAATACTCTCAGTCATGCAGGAGATCTGGACAGAAGAGAAGAAAGACATTTGGATTAAAGTCTACCAAATATATTTCGTCAATAATAACGCAGGCCTAGTTGAGACAGTGACAGACGCCTACTCAATCCACAAGATCAAAGAGATAGGAAAACAAGAAAACAGGAATTTCAGCCTCAAGACATATTTCATAGACAAATACGGAGACCAAACtgaagaatataaaaaggcCACACACAATTTTCTGATTTCTCTAGTGGGATATTCTTTGGCTTGTTATTTGTTACAAGTCAAAGATAGACACAATgggaatattttattagattCCCAAGGCCACTTGATCCATGTGGATTTTGGCTTTATTCTCGGGGATCACCCTGGATTTTATTGTGTAGAAATAGCGCCTTTTAAGTTTTCCAGTGAATATGAGGAATTAATTAGAGATTTAAGTGAAGATTtcaagattttatttttagaaggCTTTTGTGCCTTAAGACGACACAGTGAGAGACTGTGTCGAATTTTAGAGATCTTGTCAGAGAATTCTGATATGaaatgtataaataaaaagacaCTGAGTAATTTCAAGGATAGATTGAAATTAGAGATGAGTGATAAAGAGATAGAAGcatattgtttattattaattaataagaGTTATAATAGTATGGGAACAGGCCTATATGATTCATATCAATATTTCTCTAATGGGTATCTTTAG
- a CDS encoding ribosome biogenesis protein ENP2 yields the protein MKFKESKIIKNFDYPVACQDMHLSESGNFLASVGTYKPSVKIHDLVNIAQKSDRHLESDALKILSLTKNCEKLALLRVDRYIEFHVKYGMHERIRVPKMCYDLKMNNFNANLLACGKSPDIYRFDLLEGRFVESYKTNLQKIMSCDINNVHGLIGYCGDKKIEFIDQRSEEIISTVEDEDLVNLSFSENGLNFATGSAPGQVKIFDLRSKKELNIYAHKESIRKIKMVGKSVVSVDKEEVIIFSENEIIDRINVECPINTFDILGGVIFLGLDDLNMRTFYCSDFGFIPDWFRAIKVE from the coding sequence atgaaatttaaagagtcaaaaataattaagaattttGATTATCCCGTCGCTTGTCAAGACATGCACTTATCAGAAAGTGGGAATTTCCTCGCTTCAGTCGGAACTTACAAACCTTCTGTAAAAATCCACGATCTCGTAAATATCGCCCAGAAAAGTGACAGACATTTAGAATCAGACGCCCTAAAGATTTTATCTCTAACAAAAAATTGTGAGAAACTCGCTCTCTTGAGAGTTGACAGGTACATAGAATTCCATGTAAAATACGGCATGCATGAAAGAATCAGAGTGCCCAAAATGTGCTATGATTTGaaaatgaataattttaatgcaAATTTACTAGCATGTGGTAAATCTCCAGATATTTACAGATTTGATCTTTTAGAAGGGAGATTCGTAGAatcttataaaacaaatttacaGAAGATTATGTCTTGTGATATTAATAATGTACACGGGCTTATAGGATATTGTGGAGATAAAAAGATTGAGTTTATAGATCAGAGATctgaagaaattattagtACAGTGGAAGATGAAGATTTAGTAAATTTGTCATTTTCTGAAAATGGCTTAAATTTCGCCACTGGCTCCGCCCCTGGCCAAGTTAAGATTTTTGATTTGAGATCTAAAAAggaattaaatatttatgcGCATAAAGAGAGTATAAGGAAGATTAAGATGGTAGGGAAATCAGTAGTGAGTGTAGACAAGGAAGAAGTTATCATATTTTCTGAGAATGAAATAATTGATAGAATAAATGTAGAGTGTCctataaatacatttgatattttaggAGGGGTGATTTTCCTTGGACTTGATGATTTGAATATGCGGACATTTTACTGTTCAGATTTTGGATTTATTCCCGACTGGTTTCGGGCCATCAAAGtggaataa